In Thioclava sp. GXIMD2076, one DNA window encodes the following:
- a CDS encoding ROK family protein has protein sequence MTMTSRYTLLADIGGTNTRVALAQGAQLVPASIARFPNKGRATLEEIIREYMVAERISDLVGVCVAVAGPVSVDGTHARMTNLDWTIRAEALAEVTGAAHVSLLNDLQAQGHALAGLSPEVLREVQAGEPAPALSPKLVVGVGTGFNAAPVHHAPGGLMVVPASECGHITMPVRSEIHTEVKRYFERKHRFASVEHACAGRGLERIYAFVTGREDATVTGEEILSLMHGKDEDALKAAQIFVTLLGGALGDLALTHLPFGGIYLIGGAARAVEPWLEQMNFRQAFMDKGSFSDYMTKFPIHVVEDDFAALAGCANYIATHKLGLS, from the coding sequence ATGACCATGACCAGCCGCTATACCCTACTGGCCGATATCGGCGGGACCAATACACGGGTCGCTCTGGCACAAGGTGCGCAGCTGGTGCCTGCCTCCATCGCGCGTTTCCCCAATAAAGGGCGCGCCACGCTCGAGGAAATCATTCGCGAATACATGGTGGCCGAACGGATCAGTGATCTGGTGGGTGTCTGCGTGGCCGTGGCAGGTCCGGTGTCCGTTGACGGGACCCATGCGCGGATGACCAATCTCGACTGGACGATCCGTGCGGAGGCGCTGGCCGAGGTGACGGGTGCGGCGCATGTATCGCTGCTCAACGATCTGCAGGCACAGGGCCACGCACTCGCCGGGCTCTCGCCGGAAGTGCTGCGCGAGGTGCAGGCGGGCGAACCCGCGCCTGCCTTGTCGCCCAAGCTGGTGGTCGGTGTCGGGACCGGTTTCAATGCGGCTCCCGTCCATCACGCGCCCGGCGGGCTGATGGTTGTGCCTGCCTCGGAATGCGGCCATATCACCATGCCCGTCCGCTCCGAGATCCACACCGAGGTCAAGCGCTATTTCGAGCGTAAACACCGCTTTGCGAGCGTCGAACATGCCTGTGCGGGTCGGGGCCTCGAGCGAATCTATGCGTTCGTGACCGGGCGCGAGGACGCCACCGTAACCGGCGAAGAGATTCTTTCGCTAATGCACGGTAAAGATGAGGACGCTCTGAAGGCGGCCCAGATCTTCGTAACTCTCCTTGGGGGTGCATTGGGCGATCTGGCCCTAACCCATCTTCCATTTGGCGGAATTTATTTGATCGGGGGGGCGGCGCGCGCGGTCGAGCCTTGGCTCGAACAGATGAATTTCAGGCAAGCCTTTATGGATAAAGGATCTTTCTCTGATTACATGACGAAATTCCCGATCCATGTAGTTGAGGATGACTTCGCCGCACTCGCGGGATGCGCGAATTATATCGCCACCCACAAGCTCGGTCTGTCGTAA
- a CDS encoding STAS domain-containing protein has translation MTVLPLDPKLDLTKVAALTDTIRSHKGSDLVIDATEVTHLGALGLQVLVSAAKSWRDSGHSLTISPRSEAFDEALGLYGVSLDDLQSTEAA, from the coding sequence ATGACGGTTTTGCCTCTGGACCCGAAGCTGGACCTGACCAAGGTCGCGGCTCTTACAGATACCATCCGCTCCCATAAAGGCAGCGATCTGGTGATTGACGCGACAGAAGTGACCCATCTGGGGGCCCTTGGCCTGCAGGTGCTAGTCTCTGCCGCAAAGAGCTGGCGTGACAGCGGTCACTCGCTGACGATTTCGCCCCGCTCCGAAGCCTTCGATGAAGCGCTTGGGCTCTACGGGGTTTCCCTCGACGATTTACAATCCACGGAGGCCGCATGA
- a CDS encoding response regulator, producing MSLTVLAVDDSRTIRDMLKLALKDAGMELHVAEDGVHGLEVLEGIEPDAIISDINMPRLDGFGFIEAVRGQEKHRATPILVLTTESAPELKARARAAGASGWIVKPFDPPKLVKALQMVAG from the coding sequence ATGAGCCTGACAGTTCTGGCCGTCGATGACAGCCGCACCATTCGCGACATGCTCAAACTTGCATTGAAAGACGCGGGCATGGAACTCCACGTTGCCGAAGACGGCGTGCATGGGCTGGAGGTGCTGGAAGGCATCGAACCCGACGCCATCATTTCCGACATCAATATGCCGCGCCTTGACGGTTTCGGCTTCATCGAGGCCGTTCGCGGTCAGGAAAAGCACCGGGCGACCCCGATCCTTGTCCTGACCACCGAATCCGCCCCCGAGCTGAAAGCACGGGCACGTGCCGCAGGGGCCAGCGGCTGGATCGTCAAACCGTTTGATCCGCCGAAGCTGGTCAAGGCATTGCAGATGGTTGCTGGCTAA
- a CDS encoding chemotaxis protein CheA has protein sequence MSDPMAEIRASFFVECEELLESLQDALIEMDEGAYDNETINVVFRAVHSIKGGAGAFGLDALVAFAHRYETVMDEVRSGKLQLSPEAVKQFFQCADFLSDHVRAAQAGDPPPEGAEQALCELEALMGMAPGGATEESEEVSADDFQPMGLSFDLDLGTTDDVSETRIEIKFAPKAELFASGNEPLHLFRALHELCPEIEVSLDLDAVPALDDLSPEIPHLSWHAVLTGDVNEMDVREIFDFVEDVSELEIHQDSDAENSFLPFANDGAEASFDAVMNSDFMDAPHPIAAPATQVAQAPMPSAAGADIPAPKETEGGAANTGGAAKHGSDPSPTVRVDLDRIDRLVNLVGELVINQAMLAQSVAEAGLPPNSAVMTGLEAFMMLTRDIQDSVMMIRAQPVKPLFQRMGRIVRESSAAIGKDVRLKVEGETTEVDKTVIERLADPLTHMIRNSVDHGLETPDKRRALGKPEEGVITLSAQHRSGRVVIEIEDDGAGINRPKVLAKAIEKGLVAPDAQLTDAEIDNLLFLPGFSTADQVSALSGRGVGMDVVRSSIQSLGGRITIQSEPGKGTIFSISLPLTLAVLDGMVVTVAGETLVVPLNAILETQTLTAEDLRKLGPTTNVIHVRGEFVPLYDLGAELGYRGAKSNYEGCIVLLTAQEDGRRNALIVDQIMEQRQVVIKGLQQAYGHIPGIAAATILGDGQIALILDPADLVQNATGHTRSDFALAG, from the coding sequence ATGTCTGATCCGATGGCAGAAATCAGAGCCAGTTTCTTCGTTGAATGCGAGGAATTGCTCGAAAGTCTTCAGGATGCCCTCATCGAAATGGATGAAGGCGCCTATGATAACGAAACGATCAACGTCGTTTTCCGGGCGGTGCATTCCATCAAGGGCGGCGCTGGTGCCTTCGGACTGGACGCGCTCGTCGCTTTTGCACACCGTTATGAAACGGTCATGGACGAGGTCCGCTCCGGAAAATTGCAGCTGTCTCCGGAGGCAGTGAAACAGTTCTTCCAATGCGCCGATTTCCTATCGGATCATGTTCGTGCAGCCCAGGCCGGCGACCCTCCTCCCGAGGGTGCAGAGCAGGCGCTGTGCGAGCTGGAAGCCCTAATGGGAATGGCTCCGGGCGGAGCGACAGAAGAGAGTGAAGAAGTGTCGGCGGACGACTTCCAGCCGATGGGTCTGAGCTTCGATCTGGATCTCGGGACGACCGATGACGTCAGCGAGACCCGCATTGAGATCAAATTCGCGCCCAAAGCGGAACTTTTTGCGTCAGGCAACGAGCCTTTGCATCTCTTCCGTGCGCTTCATGAACTCTGTCCCGAAATCGAAGTCTCTCTCGATCTGGATGCGGTTCCTGCCCTCGATGACCTCAGCCCCGAAATTCCCCACCTTTCGTGGCATGCCGTTCTGACTGGCGATGTAAACGAGATGGATGTTCGCGAGATCTTCGATTTTGTCGAAGATGTTAGCGAGCTCGAGATCCATCAGGACTCTGATGCCGAAAATAGTTTTCTCCCTTTTGCCAATGACGGTGCGGAGGCATCTTTTGACGCCGTCATGAACAGTGATTTCATGGATGCCCCGCACCCCATAGCCGCACCGGCGACTCAGGTCGCACAAGCACCGATGCCGAGCGCCGCAGGCGCGGACATTCCGGCACCGAAGGAAACCGAGGGAGGTGCGGCCAATACAGGCGGCGCGGCCAAACATGGCAGTGATCCATCGCCGACGGTGCGTGTCGATCTCGATCGTATCGACCGGCTGGTGAACCTAGTGGGCGAGCTGGTCATCAACCAGGCCATGCTTGCGCAAAGCGTCGCGGAAGCGGGCCTACCGCCGAACTCGGCAGTCATGACAGGTCTTGAAGCATTCATGATGCTGACGCGTGATATCCAGGACTCGGTGATGATGATCCGCGCCCAGCCCGTCAAACCGCTCTTCCAGCGGATGGGCCGGATCGTGCGCGAATCCTCCGCCGCGATCGGCAAGGATGTGCGTCTGAAAGTCGAAGGTGAAACGACCGAGGTCGACAAGACCGTGATCGAGCGTCTCGCCGATCCGCTGACGCATATGATCCGGAACTCGGTTGACCATGGCCTGGAGACCCCTGACAAGCGCCGCGCGCTTGGCAAACCGGAAGAAGGTGTTATCACACTTTCGGCGCAGCACCGCTCCGGGCGTGTGGTCATCGAGATCGAGGACGACGGTGCAGGCATCAACCGTCCCAAGGTTCTGGCAAAAGCCATCGAGAAAGGTCTTGTCGCACCCGATGCACAGCTGACCGATGCGGAGATCGATAACCTCCTGTTCCTGCCCGGTTTCTCCACGGCAGATCAGGTCTCCGCTCTGTCGGGCCGAGGTGTCGGAATGGATGTGGTGCGCAGTTCGATCCAGTCTTTGGGCGGGCGTATCACCATCCAGTCCGAACCTGGCAAAGGTACGATTTTCTCAATCTCGCTCCCGCTTACGCTCGCTGTTCTGGACGGAATGGTGGTGACGGTCGCTGGCGAGACGCTCGTTGTTCCGCTGAATGCGATCCTTGAGACGCAGACGCTGACCGCCGAGGATCTCCGCAAGCTTGGACCGACAACGAATGTTATCCATGTTCGTGGTGAATTTGTACCCCTCTACGACCTGGGTGCAGAGCTCGGATATCGTGGCGCCAAGAGCAACTACGAAGGCTGTATCGTGTTGCTGACAGCCCAAGAAGACGGCCGCCGCAACGCTCTGATCGTCGATCAGATTATGGAGCAACGTCAGGTAGTGATCAAAGGTCTGCAACAAGCCTATGGCCACATTCCCGGCATTGCCGCCGCAACTATCCTTGGTGACGGTCAGATCGCGCTGATCCTCGACCCCGCCGACCTTGTCCAAAACGCAACCGGCCACACCCGGTCCGACTTTGCTCTAGCAGGATGA
- a CDS encoding chemotaxis protein CheW, with product MTDVASTQTSSEIELLSFRLADEEYSVDIMSVREIRGWTRATPLPHAPPHVRGVINLRGTVLPVVDLSIRLGMDPVEGDARNVIIVVQFGNQTAGLLVHAVSDILSIPREELQPPPDLAADLSHSFISALTIVEGRMIRVLDLATVLPEDTAEAA from the coding sequence ATGACTGACGTAGCATCGACCCAAACCTCGTCCGAAATTGAACTTCTGTCTTTCCGCTTGGCAGACGAAGAATATAGCGTCGACATCATGTCGGTTCGTGAGATCCGTGGCTGGACGCGAGCAACCCCGCTCCCGCACGCACCACCCCATGTCCGAGGTGTTATCAACTTGCGCGGCACCGTTCTGCCGGTCGTTGATCTCTCCATCCGCCTAGGTATGGACCCGGTCGAAGGCGACGCTCGTAACGTGATTATCGTTGTACAGTTCGGCAATCAAACAGCAGGACTTCTCGTACATGCTGTGTCGGACATTCTCTCCATTCCGCGCGAAGAGCTTCAGCCTCCGCCGGATCTCGCTGCGGATCTGTCGCACAGCTTCATCTCTGCTCTAACGATCGTAGAAGGCCGCATGATCCGTGTGCTGGATCTCGCAACTGTTCTGCCTGAAGACACTGCGGAAGCTGCATGA
- a CDS encoding protein-glutamate O-methyltransferase — protein MNALTPNISQMSPSDRELSEIAAILMTHAGIVLAPGKGSMVQSRLQKRLRALGLSSYRAYIDLVNSVDGLPERQEMISALTTNVTNFFRENHHFETLQKEALPKLIAARGKRLRIWSAGCSNGQEAYSILMTAAETVREFDQSDIKLLATDIDPVMIRRGTQGVYSSSILEAVPALLQKKYFQAAGADQQVVDRLRKRATFRELNIHSDWPMKGQFDIIFCRNMMIYFSPEAQNLLWKRFEKILAPGGWLFVGHSERVPLDTGSKLVPAGITTYRLPAEGQ, from the coding sequence ATGAACGCCCTGACCCCAAATATCTCCCAGATGTCACCAAGTGACCGCGAACTCTCCGAGATTGCTGCGATCCTTATGACACATGCAGGGATCGTTCTGGCACCGGGCAAGGGATCAATGGTCCAGTCCCGCCTCCAAAAACGGCTTCGTGCTTTGGGGCTGAGCTCCTATCGCGCCTATATCGATCTGGTAAACAGCGTTGACGGTCTCCCCGAACGGCAGGAAATGATTTCCGCGCTCACAACCAACGTCACCAACTTCTTCCGGGAGAACCATCACTTCGAGACGCTGCAAAAAGAGGCTCTGCCAAAGCTCATTGCCGCGCGCGGAAAACGGCTGCGGATCTGGTCGGCCGGCTGCTCCAACGGGCAAGAAGCCTACTCGATCCTGATGACGGCCGCTGAAACAGTGCGAGAATTCGATCAGTCCGATATCAAGCTTCTGGCGACCGATATTGATCCGGTCATGATACGTCGCGGCACTCAGGGGGTGTACTCGAGCAGTATCCTTGAAGCCGTACCGGCGCTGCTCCAGAAAAAATACTTCCAAGCGGCCGGGGCAGATCAGCAGGTCGTGGATCGCCTACGTAAACGGGCCACATTTCGCGAACTCAATATTCATTCCGATTGGCCCATGAAGGGCCAGTTCGACATCATCTTCTGCCGGAACATGATGATTTACTTTTCCCCTGAGGCGCAAAACCTCCTGTGGAAGCGCTTTGAGAAAATTCTTGCCCCGGGTGGATGGCTGTTTGTCGGACATTCGGAGCGGGTTCCGCTCGATACTGGTAGTAAACTCGTGCCGGCCGGAATCACCACTTATCGACTCCCCGCAGAGGGACAATGA
- a CDS encoding response regulator — MALRDQLKVLVVDDMSTSRGLILQALDAMGIRQVGYAVDGQGAMGILEKTPVHLVISDYNMPGMDGLQLLHAMRKNPKTQRSGFILITGRADKEIIENGKKLGMNNFIKKPFQPQDLRNCIEAVVGRL; from the coding sequence ATGGCATTGCGAGACCAACTTAAAGTTTTGGTGGTCGATGACATGTCCACGAGCCGCGGCCTGATTTTGCAGGCGCTGGACGCGATGGGTATTCGCCAAGTCGGATATGCTGTCGACGGTCAAGGCGCGATGGGTATTCTGGAAAAGACGCCGGTTCACCTGGTCATCTCCGACTATAACATGCCTGGCATGGATGGGCTGCAGCTGCTCCATGCGATGCGCAAGAACCCGAAGACGCAACGTAGCGGTTTCATCCTGATCACCGGCCGGGCCGATAAGGAAATCATCGAGAACGGCAAAAAGCTGGGAATGAACAACTTCATCAAAAAGCCGTTCCAACCGCAGGACCTTCGTAACTGCATCGAGGCGGTCGTGGGGCGCCTATGA